A genomic segment from uncultured Desulfuromonas sp. encodes:
- the trxB gene encoding thioredoxin-disulfide reductase, which translates to MSDTVYDVVIIGGGPAGLTAGLYCSRARLNTLLIEKMILGGQVMITTDVENYPGFPGGITGPELMERFQTHCQEFGLLVTTGEVSTIVNEGKIKRIKTSDGDLLARAVIIATGAQPRKLGIPGEKEMIGRGVSYCATCDGAFYRNVPVAINGGGDTAVEEAMFLSRFASKVYLIHRRDQLRAVEVLQERLKANDKIEVLWNKTVQEANGDNTGLTHLTLEDTQTGEHSTLETTGLFVAIGVTPITHFLEGVVDLNADGYVITDNQCQTSVEGIYAAGDVRSGVLKQIATAVGDGATAAWIVEKYLSENE; encoded by the coding sequence ATGTCGGATACCGTATACGATGTTGTGATCATTGGTGGTGGCCCTGCTGGTTTGACTGCCGGACTGTATTGCTCACGCGCCCGTCTCAATACCCTGCTGATTGAAAAGATGATTCTTGGCGGCCAGGTGATGATCACCACCGACGTTGAAAACTATCCGGGCTTTCCCGGTGGTATTACCGGACCGGAACTGATGGAGCGGTTTCAAACCCACTGTCAGGAATTCGGCTTGCTGGTGACAACCGGCGAAGTCAGCACCATTGTCAACGAAGGCAAAATCAAACGGATCAAAACAAGCGATGGCGATCTGCTGGCCCGCGCCGTGATCATTGCTACCGGCGCCCAACCACGCAAGCTGGGTATCCCTGGTGAAAAAGAGATGATCGGCCGCGGTGTTTCTTACTGTGCCACCTGTGACGGTGCGTTCTACCGTAATGTTCCCGTAGCAATCAACGGCGGCGGCGACACCGCCGTGGAAGAGGCCATGTTCCTCAGCCGCTTTGCCAGCAAAGTCTACCTGATCCACCGCCGCGACCAGCTGCGTGCCGTTGAAGTTCTTCAGGAACGCTTGAAAGCCAATGACAAGATTGAGGTCCTTTGGAACAAAACGGTTCAGGAAGCCAACGGTGACAACACCGGCCTGACCCATCTGACTCTTGAAGATACCCAGACAGGTGAACACAGCACCCTCGAAACCACCGGCCTGTTTGTCGCCATCGGTGTCACGCCAATCACCCATTTCCTCGAAGGCGTCGTCGATCTTAATGCTGATGGTTATGTCATCACCGACAACCAGTGCCAAACCTCCGTTGAAGGTATTTACGCTGCCGGCGATGTCCGCTCCGGCGTTCTCAAGCAAATCGCTACAGCTGTCGGCGATGGCGCAACCGCTGCATGGATTGTCGAAAAATACCTGTCTGAAAACGAATAA
- a CDS encoding carbon-nitrogen family hydrolase: protein MKHDVTAAAVQFNISLGEVDQNLSTASEALRRASARGAQLAVLPEMWSTGYDYRRLAQLAEQTPRVLIALQSLSLELDMVIVGSLPEKEGSSLYNTLYVVDQGKQVGFYRKLHLFSSMGEDRFLSAGQVSTVVPTSIGRLGLAICYDLRFPELFRKLALEGAEILCIPAEWPKPRQEHWRTLLRARAIENQMFVVAANCCGIQGKLDFFGMSLLISARGDILQEAGEQNTELVATFSHEEMVKYRSQIPCFKDRRPEVYGKLP from the coding sequence ATGAAACACGATGTAACAGCTGCTGCTGTGCAGTTTAATATTTCTCTGGGCGAGGTTGATCAAAACCTGTCAACAGCCAGTGAGGCCTTGCGGCGTGCCTCAGCCCGTGGTGCACAACTGGCCGTGTTGCCCGAAATGTGGAGCACCGGCTACGACTACCGCCGTCTGGCTCAGCTCGCCGAGCAAACCCCACGCGTACTCATCGCCCTGCAATCCCTGTCACTCGAACTGGACATGGTGATCGTCGGCAGCCTGCCCGAAAAGGAAGGCTCATCGCTGTACAACACCCTATATGTTGTTGACCAGGGCAAACAGGTCGGTTTTTACCGCAAACTGCACTTGTTCTCGTCTATGGGCGAAGACCGCTTTCTTTCAGCAGGTCAGGTTAGCACCGTGGTTCCAACGTCCATTGGCCGCCTTGGGCTGGCCATTTGCTACGATTTACGCTTTCCGGAACTGTTCAGGAAACTGGCACTGGAAGGGGCCGAAATTCTGTGCATTCCAGCCGAATGGCCAAAACCTCGCCAGGAACATTGGCGCACGCTGTTGCGCGCGCGTGCCATTGAAAACCAGATGTTTGTCGTCGCGGCAAACTGCTGCGGCATTCAAGGCAAGCTCGACTTTTTCGGCATGAGTCTGTTGATTTCAGCTCGTGGAGATATTCTTCAAGAGGCGGGGGAGCAGAATACAGAGCTGGTTGCGACGTTCTCCCATGAGGAGATGGTCAAGTATCGCAGCCAAATCCCCTGTTTCAAGGACCGCCGCCCGGAAGTTTATGGCAAACTGCCCTGA
- the nhaD gene encoding sodium:proton antiporter NhaD — translation MKSLFTLLFILMAVPAFASSGGGHEVHDLTGSALGILSLILFVGAYSLVIMEEQLHMRKSKPVMLAAGIIWVLVAIAYKHIDPAVPHEAIKHNLIEYAELFLFLLSAMTYINAMEERNVFQALRSWLVSRGFSLRVIFWLTGLLAFLISPIADNLTTALLMGAVVMAVGGSNQRFVVMACINVVVGANAGGAFSPFGDITTLMVWQKGMVDFGEFFALFLPSLVNWLVPALIMNFMISKETPQALDEMVKMKFGARRVMFLFLCTIVTAVSFHNFLHLPPAAGMMLGLGYLGMFSYYIKRKEHAAMMADGPMDMTSEESHHGFDLFRKIARAEWDTLLFFYGVILCVGGLGQFGYLAMASHAMYTGLGAFQANVLVGIMSAVVDNIPVMFAVLTMEPHMSHGHWLLVTLTAGVGGSLLSIGSAAGVALMGTARGIYTFGRHLVFTPAIALGYAASIALHMWLNASHFH, via the coding sequence TTGAAAAGCTTATTTACACTCTTGTTCATTCTGATGGCAGTGCCTGCGTTTGCCAGTAGTGGAGGGGGTCATGAGGTTCATGATCTGACTGGAAGCGCCTTGGGTATTCTGTCCCTGATTCTCTTCGTTGGTGCCTATAGTCTGGTCATCATGGAAGAGCAACTGCACATGCGCAAAAGTAAGCCGGTTATGCTGGCCGCCGGTATCATCTGGGTGCTGGTCGCGATTGCTTACAAGCATATTGATCCGGCTGTTCCGCATGAAGCCATCAAGCACAATCTGATCGAGTATGCTGAACTGTTCCTGTTCCTGCTCTCGGCCATGACCTACATCAATGCCATGGAAGAGCGCAACGTGTTTCAGGCACTGCGTTCCTGGCTGGTTTCCCGTGGCTTTTCGCTGCGTGTAATCTTCTGGCTGACCGGCTTGCTGGCGTTCCTGATCTCTCCGATCGCCGATAACCTGACCACCGCTCTGCTCATGGGTGCGGTTGTTATGGCCGTGGGTGGTTCCAATCAGCGCTTTGTTGTTATGGCCTGTATCAACGTTGTTGTCGGTGCCAATGCCGGTGGCGCGTTCTCCCCGTTTGGTGATATTACCACATTGATGGTGTGGCAAAAGGGTATGGTTGATTTCGGTGAGTTTTTTGCCCTGTTCCTGCCTTCTCTGGTCAACTGGCTGGTGCCTGCCCTGATCATGAACTTTATGATCAGCAAAGAGACACCGCAGGCTCTCGACGAAATGGTTAAGATGAAATTCGGAGCACGCCGCGTCATGTTCCTGTTTCTGTGCACCATCGTGACAGCGGTTTCTTTCCACAACTTCCTGCATCTGCCTCCCGCAGCAGGGATGATGCTTGGCCTTGGTTACCTCGGTATGTTCTCCTATTACATCAAGCGTAAGGAGCATGCTGCCATGATGGCCGATGGCCCGATGGATATGACCAGTGAAGAAAGCCATCACGGTTTTGATCTGTTCCGCAAGATTGCCCGCGCTGAATGGGATACCTTGCTGTTTTTCTACGGTGTTATCCTCTGTGTTGGCGGTCTTGGTCAGTTCGGTTACCTGGCGATGGCTTCCCATGCGATGTACACCGGTCTCGGTGCTTTCCAGGCCAACGTTCTGGTCGGTATCATGTCAGCCGTTGTGGATAATATCCCGGTTATGTTTGCTGTTTTGACCATGGAGCCGCACATGTCTCACGGCCATTGGCTGCTGGTTACCCTGACAGCTGGTGTAGGTGGTAGCCTGTTGTCGATTGGCTCCGCTGCCGGTGTTGCCCTGATGGGTACCGCACGTGGTATTTACACCTTTGGTCGCCATCTGGTGTTTACCCCGGCAATTGCTCTGGGCTATGCCGCCAGTATTGCCCTGCACATGTGGCTGAATGCCAGCCATTTCCACTAG
- the hemW gene encoding radical SAM family heme chaperone HemW — protein sequence MSGLYFHIPFCRHKCPYCDFYSLVGRECDLDDYVEALCQDLAFSREWFGDSCFSTVFFGGGTPSLLSPSQVNSLLECAQHHFSFTPDVEISMEVNPGTVDRMALQGYRNAGVNRLSLGLQSFDDGQLNWLQRIHSVRQGVETVENARLAGFERLNVDLMFALPGQSQTDLIESCRRLAELNPEHVAIYGLSVEQGTPLAQWEQGGSWCQIEEEDYRRQYLLLSEQLQQDGFNHYEISNFCREGEECRHNLGYWQRKPYLGVGAGAHSFVDRGHGERWHCPDDLDDYFRAIHAGENARTLIETFSREQALSEAVYLALRCQQGIDDAAFLERYGVRFSACFSEAISDSKEALHRCGERYYFLPKDWLLYDYHIEKFLF from the coding sequence GTGAGTGGACTCTATTTTCATATCCCTTTTTGTCGCCACAAGTGTCCGTACTGTGATTTCTATTCCCTGGTTGGCCGGGAATGTGATCTGGACGACTACGTCGAAGCGTTGTGTCAGGATTTAGCGTTTAGCCGTGAGTGGTTCGGAGACTCTTGCTTTTCGACAGTCTTCTTCGGTGGTGGCACCCCCTCCCTCTTGTCTCCCTCTCAGGTAAACTCTCTTCTCGAATGCGCCCAGCACCATTTTTCATTTACCCCTGATGTTGAAATTTCTATGGAGGTTAATCCCGGTACCGTTGATCGTATGGCCTTACAGGGGTATCGCAATGCCGGCGTGAACCGTCTGTCGCTTGGTCTGCAGTCCTTTGATGATGGTCAATTGAACTGGTTACAAAGAATTCACAGTGTTCGTCAGGGTGTGGAGACTGTGGAGAATGCACGGTTGGCCGGTTTTGAACGGTTGAATGTGGATCTGATGTTTGCTTTGCCGGGTCAAAGTCAAACAGACTTAATCGAGAGTTGCCGCCGTCTTGCCGAGTTGAATCCTGAGCATGTCGCCATCTATGGATTAAGCGTCGAGCAGGGCACGCCGCTGGCGCAATGGGAGCAAGGTGGCAGCTGGTGCCAGATTGAAGAGGAGGACTACCGACGTCAGTACCTGCTGTTGTCTGAGCAGTTGCAACAGGATGGCTTCAATCATTACGAGATCTCCAATTTCTGCCGGGAAGGCGAAGAGTGTCGACATAATCTCGGATATTGGCAACGAAAGCCTTATCTCGGCGTTGGCGCTGGAGCGCACAGTTTCGTTGATAGGGGGCATGGTGAACGGTGGCACTGTCCTGATGATCTGGATGACTATTTTCGCGCGATTCATGCAGGTGAGAATGCCCGAACGCTGATTGAGACCTTTTCACGCGAACAGGCTTTGTCCGAAGCGGTCTATCTGGCGTTAAGGTGTCAACAGGGGATTGATGATGCTGCTTTTCTTGAACGCTATGGTGTCCGTTTTTCGGCCTGCTTTTCCGAAGCGATCAGTGACAGCAAAGAGGCTTTGCACCGTTGTGGCGAGCGCTATTACTTTTTGCCGAAAGACTGGCTTCTCTACGATTATCACATCGAAAAATTCCTATTTTAA
- the hrcA gene encoding heat-inducible transcriptional repressor HrcA has translation MELNERSLSILEAIVEGHIASGEPMGSRTIARQQKLPLSPATVRNVMADLEDMGYIASPHTSAGRIPTDKGYRFYVDTILRVRNLSDAERRNIDTLCSSDNLRTQELLKRAGQILSNMSSYTGLVLAPRFDATIFRHIEFLPLSQGRLLVILVSRSGLVQNKIIELGTDMPGAQTLEQITNYLNNSLSGMTIQQVRARIVEQMREEKARYDELMRQALALSTKVFTTDVEDEVIIEGVSNVLNQPEFSDIERMRRLFEAFEQKHHLIHLLDKSQQAEGVQIYIGSQSEYQEFEGCSLITAKYTRGDQILGSLGVIGPSRMAYSQVVPVVDYTARLVSRVLKIESE, from the coding sequence ATGGAACTCAATGAACGTAGTCTGAGTATTCTCGAAGCGATTGTTGAAGGACATATCGCGTCTGGAGAGCCGATGGGATCACGGACCATCGCCCGACAGCAGAAATTGCCGCTGTCGCCGGCTACGGTGCGCAATGTCATGGCCGATCTGGAGGATATGGGGTATATTGCCTCCCCCCATACGTCGGCCGGGCGGATTCCCACAGACAAGGGCTATCGTTTTTATGTGGATACGATTCTGAGAGTACGCAATCTCAGCGACGCAGAGCGGCGGAATATTGATACGTTGTGTTCGTCGGATAATTTGCGTACCCAGGAATTGTTAAAGAGGGCCGGGCAGATTCTGTCCAACATGTCGAGCTATACCGGCTTGGTTCTTGCTCCCCGTTTTGATGCCACGATCTTTCGCCATATCGAGTTTCTGCCGCTGTCGCAGGGGCGGTTGCTGGTGATTCTGGTGTCTCGTTCTGGACTGGTTCAGAACAAAATCATTGAGCTGGGAACGGACATGCCCGGTGCGCAAACGCTGGAGCAGATCACCAACTATCTGAACAACTCGTTGAGTGGTATGACCATTCAGCAGGTGCGGGCGCGGATTGTCGAGCAAATGCGCGAAGAAAAAGCGCGTTATGACGAATTGATGCGTCAAGCCTTGGCGTTGTCAACCAAAGTGTTCACTACAGATGTTGAAGATGAGGTGATCATCGAAGGGGTGTCCAATGTGCTCAATCAACCTGAATTTTCCGATATTGAACGGATGCGCCGGTTGTTTGAAGCCTTTGAACAAAAACACCACCTCATCCATCTGTTGGATAAAAGTCAACAGGCTGAAGGGGTGCAGATTTATATTGGCAGCCAGTCCGAATATCAGGAGTTTGAAGGCTGCAGTCTGATTACCGCAAAATATACCCGCGGAGATCAGATTCTTGGCAGCCTTGGTGTGATTGGGCCGAGCCGTATGGCTTATTCTCAGGTTGTTCCCGTAGTGGATTACACGGCACGGCTTGTCAGTCGTGTTTTGAAAATAGAGTCAGAATAG
- the grpE gene encoding nucleotide exchange factor GrpE yields MSKKKNPQVEEQQTGQTVEDAEQAVEAEVVVDESPSALDAVKAELAACRDELEQQKEQYLRARADMENFRRRMQREKEELSKFANESILREILPVIDNLERAVCHARENDADSSSLLDGVEMTLSQFQKVLEKFNVTPVDAHGKPFDPACHEAMGQQESAECAPNTVVQVLQSGYMLNDRLLRPALVMVSKAAVKADADCADTDK; encoded by the coding sequence GTGTCAAAAAAGAAAAACCCGCAAGTTGAAGAGCAGCAAACAGGCCAAACTGTTGAAGATGCTGAACAAGCCGTTGAGGCAGAGGTCGTTGTTGACGAGAGCCCCTCAGCCCTTGACGCCGTCAAGGCGGAACTGGCTGCCTGTCGCGACGAGCTGGAGCAGCAAAAAGAACAATATCTTCGGGCGCGCGCAGATATGGAAAACTTCCGTCGTCGCATGCAGCGAGAGAAAGAGGAGCTGAGCAAGTTTGCCAATGAGTCGATCCTGCGCGAAATTTTACCGGTGATCGACAATCTTGAGCGTGCTGTCTGTCATGCCCGTGAAAATGATGCCGACAGCTCAAGTTTGCTCGATGGCGTCGAGATGACATTAAGCCAGTTTCAAAAGGTTCTGGAAAAATTCAATGTGACTCCGGTGGACGCCCACGGTAAGCCCTTTGATCCGGCTTGTCATGAAGCAATGGGGCAGCAGGAGAGCGCTGAGTGCGCCCCCAATACGGTGGTTCAGGTCCTTCAGTCCGGTTATATGCTCAATGACCGTCTGCTACGCCCGGCTCTGGTAATGGTTTCCAAAGCTGCGGTGAAGGCTGATGCTGATTGTGCAGACACAGATAAATAA
- the dnaK gene encoding molecular chaperone DnaK, with product MGKVIGIDLGTTNSCVSVMEGGEPTVIANSEGARTTPSMVAFTESGERLVGQQAKRQAVTNPENTLFAIKRLIGRKFDSEAVQKDIEISPFNIVKADNGDAWVEARGKKYSAPEISAMILQKMKQSAEDYLGEEVTEAVITVPAYFNDSQRQATKDAGKIAGLEVLRIINEPTAAALAYGLDKDGDEKIAVFDLGGGTFDVSILELGDGVFEVKSTNGDTFLGGEDFDQRIIDYLADEFIKEQGIDLRSDKMALQRLKEAAEKAKCELSSSMETDINLPFITADQSGPKHMNVKLSRSKLESICSDLLDKLEAPCRTALKDAGLSPSEIGEVILVGGMTRMPAVQEKVKAIFGKNPNKGVNPDEVVSVGAAIQGGVLKGDVKDVLLLDVTPLSLGIETLGGVMTKLIEKNTTIPCKKSQIFSTAADNQPAVSVHVLQGEREMANDNKTIGRFELSDIPPAPRGVPQIEVTFDLDANGIISVSAKDMGTGKEQSIKITASSGLSDEEIEKMVKDAELHEAEDKKKRELIEARNQADSLVYSTEKSLKEHGDKVDAETKGNIEKALEDLKKAMEGDDAEAINKAVEALAQASHKLSEAMYAQAQQEGGAEGNADEAAAGGDDDVVDAEFEEVDDDKKK from the coding sequence ATGGGTAAAGTTATTGGTATTGATTTGGGGACCACAAACTCCTGTGTGTCCGTTATGGAAGGTGGCGAACCCACTGTTATTGCGAACTCTGAAGGTGCGCGTACCACACCGTCCATGGTGGCTTTTACCGAAAGTGGCGAGCGTCTGGTCGGTCAGCAGGCTAAACGTCAGGCGGTCACCAATCCGGAAAACACCCTGTTTGCCATCAAGCGTCTGATTGGTCGTAAATTCGATTCTGAAGCGGTGCAGAAAGATATCGAAATCAGCCCGTTTAACATTGTCAAAGCGGATAACGGTGATGCCTGGGTCGAGGCGCGCGGTAAAAAATACAGCGCTCCGGAAATCTCAGCGATGATTCTGCAGAAGATGAAACAGTCCGCCGAGGATTATCTTGGTGAAGAAGTGACCGAAGCGGTTATCACGGTTCCGGCCTACTTCAACGATTCCCAACGTCAGGCGACCAAAGATGCCGGTAAAATTGCCGGACTCGAGGTGTTGCGGATCATCAATGAGCCCACCGCTGCGGCGCTGGCCTACGGTCTTGACAAAGATGGTGATGAGAAAATTGCCGTATTCGACCTTGGTGGTGGTACTTTTGACGTGTCGATTCTTGAGTTGGGCGACGGCGTTTTCGAGGTTAAATCCACCAACGGTGATACCTTCCTCGGCGGTGAGGACTTTGACCAGCGCATCATCGACTATCTGGCTGACGAGTTCATCAAAGAGCAGGGTATTGACCTGCGTAGCGACAAGATGGCTCTGCAACGTCTGAAAGAGGCCGCGGAAAAGGCCAAGTGTGAACTGTCTTCCTCCATGGAAACCGACATCAACCTGCCGTTTATCACTGCGGACCAAAGTGGTCCCAAGCATATGAACGTCAAATTGAGCCGCTCCAAGCTGGAGAGCATCTGTTCCGATCTGCTGGATAAACTGGAAGCCCCTTGCCGTACTGCCCTGAAAGACGCCGGTCTGTCACCGTCAGAAATCGGTGAAGTCATTCTTGTCGGCGGTATGACCCGTATGCCGGCAGTTCAGGAAAAGGTCAAGGCGATCTTTGGCAAAAACCCCAATAAGGGTGTCAACCCTGACGAAGTGGTTTCCGTTGGTGCTGCTATTCAGGGTGGTGTTCTCAAAGGAGATGTCAAAGACGTTCTGTTGCTCGATGTCACTCCGCTGTCTCTGGGTATTGAAACCCTTGGTGGTGTCATGACCAAGCTGATTGAGAAGAATACCACCATTCCGTGCAAGAAAAGTCAGATCTTCTCCACTGCAGCCGACAACCAGCCCGCAGTATCGGTTCATGTTCTGCAGGGTGAGCGGGAGATGGCCAATGATAACAAGACCATCGGCCGCTTCGAGCTGAGCGATATTCCGCCGGCACCGCGCGGTGTGCCTCAAATCGAGGTTACCTTTGATCTGGATGCCAACGGTATTATCAGTGTTTCCGCCAAGGATATGGGCACCGGCAAAGAGCAGTCCATCAAGATTACAGCGTCTTCCGGTTTGAGTGATGAAGAGATCGAAAAGATGGTCAAGGATGCTGAACTGCACGAAGCGGAAGATAAGAAAAAGCGCGAGTTGATTGAAGCGCGTAACCAAGCGGATAGCCTGGTGTACAGCACAGAGAAATCACTTAAAGAGCATGGCGATAAAGTTGATGCCGAAACCAAGGGCAATATTGAGAAGGCACTCGAAGATCTGAAAAAAGCCATGGAAGGTGATGACGCTGAAGCCATCAACAAGGCGGTTGAAGCTCTTGCCCAGGCGTCTCATAAACTGTCTGAAGCCATGTACGCCCAAGCTCAACAAGAGGGTGGCGCCGAGGGCAACGCTGACGAAGCGGCTGCCGGTGGTGATGACGATGTGGTTGACGCTGAGTTTGAAGAAGTTGACGACGATAAGAAAAAATAA
- the dnaJ gene encoding molecular chaperone DnaJ codes for MSKRDYYEVLGVNRNASEAEIKKAYRRLAVKYHPDKNPGDQEAEDKFKELSEAYAVLADNQKRATYDQFGHAGVDGSRGYSSGGFSGSPFEDIFGDIFGDIFSGGSSSRRSRGQRGDDLRYNLQVSFEEAAFGTEKSVKIPRHHPCEACNGSGAKAGTSPSTCPTCNGMGQVRYQQGFFQMTRPCPDCGGSGTQIKDPCPECRGTGRVKAKRNLSLKIPAGVETGTRLKLTGEGESGINGGPAGDLYVVISVAEHPIFKREGRDVICETPISFVQAALGCELEVPTLDGKVKLKVPAGTQSGKILKLAGKGIPDLRGYRRGDQLVVLRVETPTQLTSRQKELLEEFAREGGEEVNPMGKGFFEKVKEMFD; via the coding sequence TTGTCAAAGCGGGATTACTACGAGGTCCTGGGCGTTAATCGCAACGCCAGTGAAGCCGAGATCAAGAAAGCCTACCGTCGCCTGGCGGTAAAATATCATCCGGATAAAAACCCCGGGGATCAAGAGGCTGAAGACAAGTTTAAAGAGCTTTCCGAAGCGTATGCGGTCCTGGCGGATAACCAGAAACGGGCCACTTACGATCAGTTTGGCCATGCCGGTGTCGACGGCAGCCGGGGCTACTCCTCCGGGGGCTTCAGCGGTAGTCCGTTTGAGGATATTTTCGGCGATATTTTCGGTGATATCTTCAGTGGGGGCAGTAGTTCCCGACGCAGTCGCGGTCAACGTGGCGATGATCTTCGCTATAATCTCCAAGTAAGCTTTGAAGAAGCGGCTTTCGGCACGGAAAAGTCGGTCAAAATTCCACGTCACCATCCTTGTGAGGCTTGTAACGGCAGTGGTGCCAAAGCCGGAACCAGCCCTTCCACCTGTCCCACCTGTAATGGCATGGGCCAGGTCCGCTATCAACAAGGGTTCTTCCAGATGACGCGCCCCTGTCCCGACTGTGGTGGCAGTGGCACGCAGATCAAAGACCCGTGTCCTGAGTGTCGTGGAACCGGTCGGGTTAAAGCGAAACGCAATCTGTCTCTTAAAATTCCCGCCGGTGTCGAAACCGGTACCCGCCTTAAACTGACGGGTGAGGGAGAGAGTGGCATCAACGGTGGACCCGCCGGTGATCTGTATGTGGTGATTTCTGTCGCTGAGCATCCGATTTTTAAACGCGAAGGACGAGACGTCATTTGCGAAACGCCGATCTCTTTTGTCCAGGCCGCCTTGGGCTGTGAGCTGGAAGTGCCGACATTGGATGGAAAAGTGAAGTTGAAAGTCCCCGCCGGAACTCAGTCGGGAAAAATCCTTAAGCTGGCCGGCAAGGGGATTCCCGATTTACGTGGCTATCGTCGCGGTGATCAGCTGGTGGTTCTGCGGGTTGAAACGCCCACTCAGCTTACCTCGCGCCAGAAAGAACTTCTCGAAGAGTTTGCCCGTGAAGGGGGGGAAGAGGTTAACCCGATGGGCAAGGGCTTCTTTGAGAAAGTTAAAGAGATGTTTGATTGA